Within the Oncorhynchus clarkii lewisi isolate Uvic-CL-2024 chromosome 2, UVic_Ocla_1.0, whole genome shotgun sequence genome, the region attggtgtcacagttttgcctcagctccagctaacacacctgactccaataatcagttaatcatgatcttcagtttagaatgcaatttgattaatcagctgtgtttgttagggatggagaaaaagtgtgtcgccaatcaggccctcgaggactggagttgcccactcCTGATATAGGGCATGAGGAAGACCATTAGGGAGAAACTCTATTCAGCtggtggtgctaatgagagatgGAGTGGTCTCACACTCAAGGTGTGGGGTACTATGGTCAATGGTCAATGTCTCCACCCAGTGATGAGATACAGAAGTCTAAGCTCCCTCCATGTGTAAACATTAAGTGCAAATAAGTCCAAAAAAGGGATGGGGCCCTTCACAAAAGCATACTATAGTCCTTTTCTAGGTTAAGATCTCTGGGGACTAAAGTCTCTAAGGAATGGATCCAGAACGTCTCTCTGGACTTTCAGTGTTTGTCAACATCACCACCGCATTTGTTTTTGCTGACTTGTTCAATTCCAAACTAAAATAACTCACAAAGTGAGTGTCCCCGCTATTTGAAATGGAGGGTCACTGTGCTGTTGGGGTCAGCACATCGAATGGCACTTTGGTGCTCACCCATTCTAGTGTGTAACTCCCTTTGAGGTCTCTCCTATGTAAAATAAGCTGCACTGGCAGCGAATCACATAGATCATGTTGCGAGAATTGCAATTGATGGTACTTTTGATTTTTATGTCTCGACCCGATCTGGGGTGCGAGAAACGTATTATACTTTGGGTGTactggcaggttgaataaagggACATGGATAAATATATATGTTATATACATGTATTAATCATGAAGAACATGGAAAAGTTTATATACGTTTTTCCATTGCATAATAAAACAGTTTTAACCATAACATCCAACAGAATTCACTCCAATGAGTTCTACAACCCAAAGTAGAGAAGGATAACTTAGTGTTCACTCAGTTCATTTACAGGTCTCAAATATATCATTTCATTTGAAAGAGGTCTATTTCTCATAATCATTTAGTTTGAATTAAATTTCCTAGAATTTCATCATAAGAACGTATTCGGCACCGGCTCTGAGTAAGAGTAAGAGAAACTCAAATCAGCATGTGTTCCAAAGATTTTATCCCAGTGGCTGAAGTATGGTGCAAAGTTCTTGTTGAGTTTCTGATGGTGCACATCATCCTTGCTGGGCCCTCGATAAATACTGAAGGGTATCAGACGAGATGTGGACCTAGGAAAATCATAACCGCAGTGATCCTCCACGGACACATGGACATGGAGTACCATAAAGACACATGTGGTGAGAAGGTGGCATCTCAGGATGACAGGATTCAGGGTGGTCCAAAAGCACATTGTGACTGGCTCCCACCTTCCCAGGCATTGTGTAGCCAGAACAAAGGGAGCTGAGTAGTTGTGGTGGATTGCATGGAAAGTGATGTACAACCAGTGGTGCAGCAGGTGCCAGATGAAGTACTGGAAGTCAAAGAGCGGAAGGTTTCCCGTCACTCCAGTGATGAGCTCCACTAGAGTTGGGACTTGGTCTGGCAGTGTCACCGGTGGTCTCCATGTCCACTGAGCCACACTTGCAGGAAGCACAAGGAGCATATGGTTATGCAGACTGATGCCAGCACAATGCAATAGCATGGAAGGTGTTGGCCGCCGGCTCGGCTGGATCTTGAACTCTGGACCCATGGCCATCTGTCCCCTATGATGTCACACTCCAGGATGGGGAGGCAGAACAGAAAGTATGAAGACACATTCAAAACAATGGGGAAAAGAGGAGACCTCAAAGAGTTCCTGTGATTGGGCCTGACACTGTTCCAGAGAGGCTGAAGAGAGGAGTCATTTCCCAGGTCAATTCCCAGGCCTGAAAATGTATCTACTACTAGATCAATCCAGCTTTTGTAAAATAAAGAATGTAAATGGTGTTCATTCCCTTGTACTTAACGTGTAATAAATGTGAATGTGGAAGCCAGGTGCATTGACCAATAAAGACTGCTCATCTCCCTGAATGTCCAGTATCCACTAACATGGTTCTAAATTATTTATATTGTAACTCTTTTCATTCTCAGGTTATACAACAGTCAGGGATGTAATGTATATGACCAACCAATGTCTTGATTGTTAGTATGTGTGCAGGCCTACAGTAGTATTCCATTACATTTTTCCTTTGATTATTTTCACTAGCACACAAAATGCGTTATTATTATACATTGGGTTATTCAATTAATCACAGAGTAGAGATTATCCTCAGGTTCTGCTCATTAAATTATTGTTAAAGTATTGTATGAGTTTTTATGGGTAAAGTCTTACCGTATAAAAAAAATCataacagctgtgatggaaacaggaaatgtCTGTACAATTTCCCGGCAGATAATTTGTTTGTTCAACATGGTGGGATATTTTTGTGTTGGTGAAATTaattatgcgcaaatattgatataataaccatcatatcaaagtaaatTTGGTTTGATGTTTCAGGAGTCGTAGTCGGAGAACCATACAGTTTAGTAGGCTAAATATAAAATACGttattatgaacttcacagggttgTGAAAGTGCAAGGTTCTCTTggtgctcctttccaataaatatcgagggtatTATTCTTGtaacatgatgatcgatgcttggtagagttgaaaatgcgacggaaacacattgaacttttaatttttattctgtacatgaaaacttaagcggaaaagtacattttgtgtgcactacgtcattaTGCATTGATATTATCCGCAACGGGTCAATTTTGTGGAAACAcgccactggtgggaaaatgtacaTATTATCAGATGCCGAttctagaatattcacatgaaaatgtgTCAACAATTGGATGGACTGTATACATTCTATGCAGCAATTTATGGTGCGAGCTGTGTCCATCTCACTCCATACCAGGAGGGGGCAATAAAGTATAAGAATTGCCTTCACTGCCCATGCCAGAGGAAGGAAAAACAACGTCAGCCATTGGACTTTGGCTGCAGCTACTGTATCTACTGAATGCAACAAAGTAACATCAGCTTTACGGAAACAAACGTATAGCAAATAGCTACATGGAACGTTCACCTGTAAACAGCGTTGAGGTACTGTACTTTTTAAAAAGTTGTAATAGTGTTGTTGGGCTAACTCATTCAAAATAAGTGCCATATTTTGATATTTTAGctggtcatggctagaagggatgcAGTATTTGTCAAAGTGACGTCAAAAGTCGCGTCGACGATTCTGTTTACATTTTAGATAACACTAACCCCTTTCTTAACCTTACCccagttctcctaacctgctaagtAGTCACTGCTGACATTAGCTGCATCCCATCTAGTCAAAACCATTTCATGTGTGTTATGATTTCGCTAGCTAGTagtagtaggcctacagtacagaAGATGGACACTGGAGGCTATTTCTAGTGAAATAGGTTAgtttgatatacagtgcattcaggaagtattcagaccccttcacttttccacatattgttacgttacagcct harbors:
- the LOC139377907 gene encoding LOW QUALITY PROTEIN: cholesterol 25-hydroxylase-like protein 1, member 2 (The sequence of the model RefSeq protein was modified relative to this genomic sequence to represent the inferred CDS: inserted 1 base in 1 codon), translated to MTWIDLVVDTFSGLGIDLGNDSSLQPLWNSVRPNHRNSLRSPLFPIVLNVSSYFLFCLPILECDIIGDRWPWVXEFKIQPSRRPTPSMLLHCAGISLHNHMLLVLPASVAQWTWRPPVTLPDQVPTLVELITGVTGNLPLFDFQYFIWHLLHHWLYITFHAIHHNYSAPFVLATQCLGRWEPVTMCFWTTLNPVILRCHLLTTCVFMVLHVHVSVEDHCGYDFPRSTSRLIPFSIYRGPSKDDVHHQKLNKNFAPYFSHWDKIFGTHADLSFSYSYSEPVPNTFL